The genome window TAGACCCCGTAAAAGGTCTGGGCCTGGGTAGAGGAGATGTCCGTGGACTCATAATATTTGCCGGTGCCGAAAAAGACGATCTGGTAGCCGCCGCGCAGAACCACGTCGGGAACCGTGGTGATCGGCTGGACACTGCCCGCGGCAGTTTTCGCCCGGAACAGGGCCACGGGAGTCCCCGATCGTTTCCAAGCCACGTCCCAGGTGCTCCTGTTACTGCTGGAGAGGTCGAACTTCCAGAGGTGGCCCGTCAAATCTCCGGCATACACATAGTCCACAAAGCCGTCGGCATTCCTGTCAATGGCGGCCGGCGTGGCGAGACCGTTGGGCGAGACGCCGCTGAAGGTGCTCGCATCCGCGACGATCTCCCGAATAACCGCCCCCGTTGCCAAGTCAGCCACGATCAGGGTTGCGGCACGCCCCGAGGTGGTCCCCTCGTAACCGTTGGCCAGCAGCGCAACCCAGCGGAAGCCGCCCGACAGGGAACTATCCTTGAGCTTGACGATCAGGGGGGTGCCGAAGGAGTATCCCAACCCCACCACCGTACCGCTCGTTTCGCTTGGTGAAGTGTTGGTGATCTCCCAGAGGGGAATCGGGTTGGCGGCGTCGGTCACATCCAGGGCGAAATAGCCCTTGCCCCCCTCCCGCAGGCCGCAGACCGCAATGGTACGCCAGGATGGCGACGTTTCAGGCTTGCCGTCGAGGCCTTTGGCGGTAATGAACGCATCACCCACCGTGATCGCGCCGTTGACGTAGTTGGTGTGAGTATACGGGGTGGCGCGGAGCAGTTTCAGCTTGGGCAGGAGAATATTCGGAATAAAGGCCCACTCCTCGGCACCGGTGTCGGCATTGAACGCGTGCAGCATCCCGTCGTTGGCCCCGGCCAGGATCAGCGACTGGCGCGTGGCGTTGTTTCGCTTGAACGTGGCGTAGTTGTTGTCGCTGTAGTAACCGTCCGGCGGCCCGAGAATGACCGGAGCCGACTGGACCATGTCGCCGAGCTTGCTCGCCCGATGCCGGTAACCGGCCGGTTCGGCATCGCCCCGCACGTAGCCGATCATGGACGCGGTGCTTGCCGACGAGAAATTCATGAACCCGGCAGGGGCAAGGGTGGCTGCATTGGCGGAGGTAAAGTCGACCCGCCGGTACACGCCCGACTGGACGCCGGCGGTATAGACAGTGCGGGCGGAATTGGCATTCAGCAGCGCCCCGGCCTCCCACTTCGGCGAATCGGGATAGCCGGTAATGGCGCCGTTTGCCTTGTTGATGCCGTAGGCCTCCAGGTAGCCGCTCCAGTCGGTCGAATCGAACCGGGCCCGGTAGAGCGTGGTGTTTGAGGTGAGATATGCGGTACTGATCGCCACGGCGCTGGCGGAAGACTGTCTGCCGAGGATATCGTTGACGGCGTTCTGGAGAGCCGTTGCCAGGTCCATGCCCGACGTGGTGGTGTAGTAGGAGCCGCCGCCGTTCTCGGCGGTCGTCCGAAGCAGGCTGCTGTCAATGGTCATGCCGATGGTGTAGGTGGTGACGTTCTGGGTGCCGTCATGGGCTGCGGTTGCGTCGCTGCTGTTCATATGGGCGGCCACATCGGCCAGGTGGCTGTCGGCATCCATGGCATTGTCGCACCCATGGGAGCTGAAGTCTCCCCGGTAGCAACCGTCATAGGTCGGTTCGCCGTCGGTCACCACAATGGTGAAACTCTTCTGGCAACTGGATGTGATGGGGCTCGTATAGGAAACGCCGGAGTTATAGAGGGAGGCACCTCCCTTGAAGTACTGCCAGACCTCAGACAGGGCCTCGCCCAGGGGGGTCCAGGTCTCGGCGCTGATCCCGTTCACGCTCGTGTCGACGGTGGCTGAGGTCAGGTCGCCGCAGGTTCTGACAATGCTCCCGCCGTCAGTCTGCTTCCTGCCGAACCTGTCATAGCCGTCCACATTCAGTTTCGCCAGCCCGAACCTGACGCCTGACACGGTCTTCACCAGATTGCTGATGACCCCCCGCGCCGTCTGGATCCGGGTTTTCTGGAGCGCCGCATCCGTGCTCACCATGCTGCGCTGGCCCAATGTCGCATGATAAAACAGCCAGTTGAGATAGTTCCCGTCCCAGCGGGTATTGTCATAGGGAAGCGGAAGCGTGATGGTGACGCTGTTTTTGGTGAAGGTGCCCTTTTTGTCGTCCCGGATATAGTCGTTTCCGGTCGAAAGGTAGTGATACCCGTTACTGGTTGTCTGATAGTAGGTCCGGTCGTTGTCGAACTCGCCGCTGTAGCGGGTTTTGGGGTCGAACGCAGGGTGCTGCATGATGGTGTCCATGCTGCCCGAGTTGTCGAGCAGGATCATGACGTTGGGCTGGGAGATATTGAGCAGGAACAGGGGGATCTGCGAGACCGCGGCCAGAGCCAGGGATGCGGCGATGCCGGCAACAGCCACTGCCGCAGCCAACAGAGCAAACTTTTTGAGGGTCGGGTTGTCGGTGTTCATGGCAGGCTTCCTAATAGGCCGCAGTGGTGACCACCTGGATGTGCCTCGTGACAGTGGCGTTCCTGTTTTCACCTTCGGACGTAATCCGGTAGTAGTGGACCATGGCCCCGGCCGACGTGGATGTCCCCAGCTTGGCGCTCTCGCCCCCCGCATAGGAGGCGGGCGCGTTTTTCAGGTGCTGGATGTAGTAGCGGAATCTGCCGCTCTCCACACCGTCTGCCGTGACCGGTTCGGCATCGCTCCATACGGTGGCTGCGGTCGGTCGGGAGGTGGTGGTGTTGCTGAACCACGGGGCCGGGTTAAGCTGGTTCTCGGGCGCGGAACCCTGGTTCGCCAGCCACGCCAGGCCTGCCTTCACCCCGGATTCGGCGGCAAAAAAAGCCTTCTGTGATTCCTGGTAATGGGTGCTGAAGAGCATATCCATGAGGGTTGTCCGGTACAGGATCGCCACCATCAGGGAAAGCACCACCATCAGAACAAGGGCCAGCGCCAGGGCGGCTCCCCGGTTGTTTGTCAGCGGACGGACCATCGCGTCTCCCTTTTCACATATCCCTGATGGCAAGGTTTCGCAGCGAGATTGTCGTGCTCATCACCATCCGGCGGTATCCTCCCCCGCTCCGGGCCACACCGTTGCCGTCGTCTCCGGTGAGCCGGATGGAATCTCCGGCCCCGTACTGCCGATCAGGCTTTGCCGTTCGCACGATAATGCTGATCCGCACTGCCCGCAGCTTGTCGACGTCATGGTCGGGGTCGTCGGTGACGGGAGCATCGAGCCACGTGCCATCCCGGAAGTAATATTTGACCTGAAAATCCTCGATCCCCGCGGCGACCAACCGCTCTTCCACTGCGCCGGTCAGGCCGGCCTGGGACTGCCGGCGCAGGTTCATGTCGGCATCCACGTAGTACCTCACGGTGCGGAGGGCCTCGGGGGCCAGTCTCAGCACCTTGGCTCCGACCGGATAGCCGCCCGGTGGAAACAGGTCGACGGCAGGGTTGGACGGATTGTAGAAGGAGGCCAATGGCCCGTCGCCCGCGCCGTTGCCGTGCTTGACCGACAGCCCGCCGGCGGGTGTCGTGTCCGTTACCATCAGGATTGAGCCGTACTTGGCAAGATCAGTGGGATCATAGATGATGATCAGGTCGTTAGCGTTAATCCCGTCGATCGAGCTGACCGGGGTATTGCTCGACGATGGCGGCGGGACACTTCCTGACAGGGTAATGTCCGGCATCACGTCGGAGGGCTGATCGCAATAACGGATGGCGATGGAATCGGTATCCGCCGCCGGCACTGCCGCCTTGGGGGAGCCGAAGACGTTTGCCTCGACGACTGCGCAATAGTTGCCGGTGACCGTACCGACCCCCTTGTTGTAAAACCGTATCTTCAGGTTCCCCACATCGCTCAGGCCGTAGCCGGTCATCCGCAGGTCCCGCTCCATGGCGGCCATGGCCAGCCGGGCCTGCTGCTGCATCCGCACGGTCCCCTCCCGGACAAGGTATTCCTGCTGCCCGCGGAGGAATACCGTTGAAACGCCGGCCGTGACAATCGCGAAGATCACGATCACCACCAGCACCTCCACAAGGCTGTACCCCTTTGTGCCACCAGGCCGGAATGTCGTCATCGCCGCCTCTAGTAGTCCCGCTTCAGCATGGTGAACGTTCTCGATTTCTCGCGGCCGCTGCTGTTCCACCTGATTCTGACCGTAACGGTCTTGATCCCCGCCTCGGGGACATTGTCCTCCACCTTGACCTCTCTTACATAGCCGGCAGCCGCCGCATTGGCGCTGGTATAGGGTTTGAACGCGCCGCCGGTGGCGGGCAAAGAACTGCTATCCCTGGCAGTGAAGCGCTCCAGCATGTCCTGGCCGAGACTGGCCGCCACGGTCATGTCGCGGGTGAACCTGCCGGAATTGATGGACATCCAGAGAACCATGATGACCGACAGAAAGCCGACCACCAGAATCAGCAGCGCAATGAGCATCTCCACGAGGCTCATGCCCTGCTGGCTCGAAAGACATCCCTTGACCATCACTCCCGGCTTCGTCATTTCTTTGGCCCCGATTTCCGCCTTTTTGACTTCATCATACCCTGCAACGATACCCCATTGTCGAATGCAGCAACGCCCGTGCCACATGTCCGGAGGCCGCAAACCGGCGCACGGGGCGGGGATTGAGGCGAGCCGCGAAGGGGCATCGGCCCCCTACTATGAAAAACATGCGGCGTCATGCCC of Geobacter anodireducens contains these proteins:
- a CDS encoding pilus assembly protein PilY, translating into MNTDNPTLKKFALLAAAVAVAGIAASLALAAVSQIPLFLLNISQPNVMILLDNSGSMDTIMQHPAFDPKTRYSGEFDNDRTYYQTTSNGYHYLSTGNDYIRDDKKGTFTKNSVTITLPLPYDNTRWDGNYLNWLFYHATLGQRSMVSTDAALQKTRIQTARGVISNLVKTVSGVRFGLAKLNVDGYDRFGRKQTDGGSIVRTCGDLTSATVDTSVNGISAETWTPLGEALSEVWQYFKGGASLYNSGVSYTSPITSSCQKSFTIVVTDGEPTYDGCYRGDFSSHGCDNAMDADSHLADVAAHMNSSDATAAHDGTQNVTTYTIGMTIDSSLLRTTAENGGGSYYTTTSGMDLATALQNAVNDILGRQSSASAVAISTAYLTSNTTLYRARFDSTDWSGYLEAYGINKANGAITGYPDSPKWEAGALLNANSARTVYTAGVQSGVYRRVDFTSANAATLAPAGFMNFSSASTASMIGYVRGDAEPAGYRHRASKLGDMVQSAPVILGPPDGYYSDNNYATFKRNNATRQSLILAGANDGMLHAFNADTGAEEWAFIPNILLPKLKLLRATPYTHTNYVNGAITVGDAFITAKGLDGKPETSPSWRTIAVCGLREGGKGYFALDVTDAANPIPLWEITNTSPSETSGTVVGLGYSFGTPLIVKLKDSSLSGGFRWVALLANGYEGTTSGRAATLIVADLATGAVIREIVADASTFSGVSPNGLATPAAIDRNADGFVDYVYAGDLTGHLWKFDLSSSNRSTWDVAWKRSGTPVALFRAKTAAGSVQPITTVPDVVLRGGYQIVFFGTGKYYESTDISSTQAQTFYGVYDYNSTSNPDNAQAANGALLTRADLTAQTVTRVDEGGGSWRTSSNNPIGLSKGWHLDLPVAGERVITDPVARSRKIIFTTFIPSTNACSFGGISWLMELNMDTGGEVIRPVFDVNLDGKVDYGDTVLGDLKVKPTGTLLGDGLASTPAIAGAGDEHEYKYITKTTGEIIKLLEGSGRSQIGLRSWRQLK
- a CDS encoding pilus assembly protein PilX, which codes for MVRPLTNNRGAALALALVLMVVLSLMVAILYRTTLMDMLFSTHYQESQKAFFAAESGVKAGLAWLANQGSAPENQLNPAPWFSNTTTSRPTAATVWSDAEPVTADGVESGRFRYYIQHLKNAPASYAGGESAKLGTSTSAGAMVHYYRITSEGENRNATVTRHIQVVTTAAY
- a CDS encoding pilus assembly protein PilW, producing MTTFRPGGTKGYSLVEVLVVIVIFAIVTAGVSTVFLRGQQEYLVREGTVRMQQQARLAMAAMERDLRMTGYGLSDVGNLKIRFYNKGVGTVTGNYCAVVEANVFGSPKAAVPAADTDSIAIRYCDQPSDVMPDITLSGSVPPPSSSNTPVSSIDGINANDLIIIYDPTDLAKYGSILMVTDTTPAGGLSVKHGNGAGDGPLASFYNPSNPAVDLFPPGGYPVGAKVLRLAPEALRTVRYYVDADMNLRRQSQAGLTGAVEERLVAAGIEDFQVKYYFRDGTWLDAPVTDDPDHDVDKLRAVRISIIVRTAKPDRQYGAGDSIRLTGDDGNGVARSGGGYRRMVMSTTISLRNLAIRDM
- a CDS encoding pilus assembly protein PilV, translated to MVKGCLSSQQGMSLVEMLIALLILVVGFLSVIMVLWMSINSGRFTRDMTVAASLGQDMLERFTARDSSSLPATGGAFKPYTSANAAAAGYVREVKVEDNVPEAGIKTVTVRIRWNSSGREKSRTFTMLKRDY